A genomic region of Nymphaea colorata isolate Beijing-Zhang1983 chromosome 2, ASM883128v2, whole genome shotgun sequence contains the following coding sequences:
- the LOC116247815 gene encoding respiratory burst oxidase homolog protein A: protein MEEHGNLHGRRWASDTIPGSRRLAGSGSDTEEDFVEVTLDFHDDTIVLRSVEPLDYDTNEGTPYQTAATSRTPSMGRSPSHHRLRQFSQELKAELRRTWGHVYGSRNDAALAARALRRQRAELDRAQSGAQKALRGLRFISRSGNNGVDAWEDVEANFEALSNDGWLHRTDFAQCIGMKDSKEFALELFDALSRRRRLNAIEKITKDDLYEFWSQITDQSFDSRLQIFFDMVDKNEDGRITEEEVKEIIMLSASANKLSRLNEQAEEYAALIMEELDPERLGYIELWQLETLLLQKDTYFNYSQALSYTSGGLSQNIGLRKRSPIRNLSSKVLYMLDENWQRIWVLALWLLAMAGLFTWKFIQYKNRAAFLIMGYCLPTAKGAAETLKLNMALILLPVSRNTITWLRSTRLGHFVPFDDNINFHKTIAGAIVIGVLLHAGNHLACDFPRLVSSSDTDYLKIKDDFGGVKPTYMSLVKGIEGITGVLMVVFMFIAFVLATSWFRRNTLKLPWPCNRLTGFNAFWYSHHLLVLVYILLVIHGIFLYLAHKWYQKSTWMYLAVPVLLYAGERTLRAFRSGFYSVRIEKVAIYPGNVLTLQMSKPSAFHYKSGQYMFVQCPAVSPFEWHPFSITSAPGDDYLSIHIRELGDWTQELRQIFSEVCEPPISGKSGLLRADESTKKSLPKLLIDGPYGAPAQDYRKYDVLLLVGLGIGATPFISILKDLLNNLIKTDESSQTELNPHSEGSMEESLRGKDIESGSRIMHGLRKKKSLKTTNAYFYWITREQGSFDWFKGVMNEIAEMDQKGIIEMHNYLTSVYEEGDARSALITMVQALNHAKHGVDIVSGTRVRTHFAKPRWKKVFSRISSKHPEARIGVFYCGAPILAKELNILCHEYNQKGFNRFDFHKEHF from the exons ATGGAAGAGCATGGTAACCTTCATGGGCGACGGTGGGCGTCCGACACTATACCGGGAAGTAGGCGGTTGGCGGGCAGCGGATCAGACACGGAGGAAGACTTCGTCGAGGTGACGCTCGACTTCCACGACGACACCATCGTGCTGCGGAGCGTCGAGCCCTTGGACTATGACACAAACGAGGGGACGCCGTACCAGACGGCGGCGACGTCCCGGACACCATCAATGGGCCGGAGCCCGTCGCACCACCGGCTGCGGCAGTTCTCCCAAGAGCTGAAGGCGGAGCTGAGGCGGACTTGGGGACACGTCTATGGCTCCCGGAACGACGCGGCGCTCGCGGCCAGGGCGCTGCGCCGGCAGCGGGCCGAGCTCGACCGGGCGCAATCCGGTGCGCAGAAGGCGCTCAGGGGGCTCCGGTTCATCAGCAGGAGCGGCAACAACGGCGTGGACGCCTGGGAGGATGTCGAAGCCAACTTCGAGGCACTCTCCAATGACGGGTGGCTCCACCGGACCGACTTCGCTCAGTGCATCG GGATGAAGGACTCGAAGGAGTTCGCACTGGAGCTGTTCGACGCGTTGAGCCGGCGGCGGAGATTGAACGCGATCGAGAAGATAACGAAGGACGATCTCTATGAGTTCTGGTCCCAGATAACCGATCAGAGCTTCGATTCTCGGCTTCAGATTTTCTTCgacat GGTCGACAAGAACGAAGATGGAAGAATTACTGAAGAAGAAGTCAAAGAG ATCATCATGCTAAGCGCGTCCGCGAACAAGTTGTCGAGGTTGAACGAGCAGGCCGAGGAGTACGCGGCACTCATCATGGAAGAGCTCGATCCAGAGAGGCTCGGCTACATCGAG CTATGGCAACTAGAGACTCTGCTCCTCCAGAAGGACACCTACTTTAACTACAGCCAAGCACTGAGCTACACAAGCGGTGGATTGAGCCAGAACATCGGCCTGCGAAAGAGGAGCCCGATCAGGAACCTGAGCAGCAAGGTGTTGTACATGCTGGATGAGAACTGGCAGAGGATATGGGTGTTAGCTCTCTGGCTGTTGGCCATGGCTGGGTTGTTCACATGGAAGTTCATTCAGTACAAGAACAGGGCTGCTTTCTTGATAATGGGCTATTGCCTCCCAACCGCCAAGGGGGCGGCAGAGACACTCAAGCTCAACATGGCCCTGATTCTGTTGCCAGTGTCCAGGAATACCATCACTTGGCTGAGGTCCACCAGGCTTGGTCACTTCGTTCCCTTTGATGACAACATAAACTTCCATAAG ACAATTGCAGGAGCAATCGTCATTGGTGTCTTATTGCATGCTGGAAATCACCTTGCTTGTGACTTTCCTAGATTGGTTTCATCATCAGACACCGactatttgaaaataaaagatgatTTTGGTGGCGTGAAACCAACCTATATGTCTCTAGTGAAGGGGATAGAAGGGATAACAGGAGTCCTCATGGTGGTCTTTATGTTCATAGCATTCGTTCTAGCAACCAGTTGGTTTAGAAGGAACACCTTGAAGCTTCCTTGGCCTTGCAACAGATTAACAGGCTTCAATGCCTTCTGGTACTCCCACCACCTCCTGGTACTCGTCTACATCTTGCTCGTCATCCACGGAATCTTTCTATATCTTGCACACAAGTGGTACCAGAAGTCG ACATGGATGTATCTGGCAGTACCTGTTCTTCTATATGCAGGTGAAAGAACCCTCAGAGCATTTAGGTCTGGTTTCTATTCAGTCCGAATTGAGAAG GTTGCCATCTACCCTGGTAATGTTCTAACGCTGCAAATGTCAAAGCCTTCTGCATTTCACTATAAAAGTGGCCAATACATGTTCGTCCAGTGCCCTGCAGTTTCTCCTTTTGAATG GCATCCATTCTCAATCACTTCAGCTCCTGGGGATGACTATTTGAGCATACATATTCGTGAATTAGGAGATTGGACGCAGGAACTAAGGCAGATCTTTTCAGAGGTATGTGAGCCTCCTATATCTGGAAAAAGTGGCCTCCTCAGAGCAGATGAGTCCACCAAAAAAAG tCTGCCAAAGCTGCTAATTGACGGTCCCTATGGAGCCCCAGCGCAAGATTACAGAAAATACGATGTTCTGCTATTGGTAGGTCTGGGAATCGGAGCAACACCATTCATCAGTATACTGAAGGACCTATTGAATAATCTGATCAAAACTGACGAGTCATCTCAGACA GAACTGAACCCACATTCTGAGGGCTCAATGGAAGAGAGCTTAAGAGGCAAGGACATCGAGTCAGGGAGTAGGATCATGCATGGCCTGAGGAAGAAAAAGTCTTTGAAGACCACAAATGCATACTTTTATTGGATTACTAGAGAGCAAGGTTCATTCGACTGGTTCAAAGGTGTCATGAATGAAATTGCTGAAATGGATCAGAAG GGTATCATAGAAATGCATAACTACTTGACGAGTGTCTATGAGGAAGGTGACGCTCGTTCTGCACTAATCACCATGGTGCAAGCACTGAATCACGCGAAACATGGAGTCGACATCGTATCAGGAACAAGA GTGCGGACCCACTTCGCGAAGCCCAGGTGGAAGAAGGTTTTCTCTCGAATCTCATCAAAGCATCCTGAAGCAAGGATTG GAGTCTTCTACTGTGGGGCACCCATCTTAGCCAAGGAGCTGAACATCCTCTGCCACGAGTACAACCAGAAAGGCTTCAACCGTTTCGACTTCCACAAGGAACACTTTTGA